Proteins found in one Arachis stenosperma cultivar V10309 chromosome 8, arast.V10309.gnm1.PFL2, whole genome shotgun sequence genomic segment:
- the LOC130945714 gene encoding vicilin-like seed storage protein At2g28490, with protein sequence MGNRNSLLFFILVLMCHGVTLTMGLWRKHDDVETMFLMKNSKSVVKTDAGEMRVLESYGDAKLMERRLHIGFISMEPRSLFVPQYIDSSFIIFLHEGEAKLGFMYRGKLAERTLKMGDVYRIPAGSAFYLVNIGEGQKLHIICSIDPSEAMGGGTFQSFYLGGGANPASVLSGFGTDILEAAFNVSAEEVRKMFTRQHEGPIVNLDQQDTGLWSKFLQLKDEDKLQHLKGMVLDQQEEDFDDEDNDGQEEEKQRVWSWRKLLDSVVCDELKKAWNPNKGMGKKPPHICNLYDRAPDFINSHGWSVAVDGSDYSPLKMSGVGIYHVNLSAGAMMTPHMNPMATEYGIVLRGSGRIQIVFPNGTNAMDAEIKEGDVFFIPRYFPFCQIASKDQPLEFFGFTTSASKNRPQFLVGATSLMRTMMGPELAAAFGVSEETMRHMVDAQHEDVILPYPHHQDHNKEVVEVDTIPKLIRNAMVLGWMEDHERRMKAMKRMQTSLVLREEPVLANQDFVNVKGGDDDKSHIGQI encoded by the exons ATGGGAAACAGAAACAGCCTTTTGTTTTTTATCCTTGTTCTGATGTGTCATGGTGTAACCTTGACAATGGGGTTATGGAGGAAACATGATGATGTAGAAACGATGTTCTTGATGAAGAACTCCAAGAGTGTGGTTAAGACAGATGCTGGTGAGATGAGAGTTCTTGAAAGCTATGGTGATGCTAAGCTTATGGAGAGGCGCTTGCATATTGGATTCATCTCCATGGAGCCAAGGTCACTCTTCGTTCCTCAGTATATTGACTCAAGCTTCATCATTTTCCTCCATGAAG GGGAAGCAAAGTTGGGATTCATGTATAGAGGTAAGCTTGCAGAAAGAACATTGAAGATGGGGGATGTGTATAGAATCCCAGCTGGTTCAGCATTCTATTTGGTGAATATTGGTGAGGGTCAGAAACTTCACATTATCTGCAGCATTGATCCCTCAGAGGCAATGGGAGGTGGTACTTTCCAG TCCTTCTATCTTGGAGGAGGAGCAAATCCAGCTTCAGTACTTTCCGGCTTCGGAACAGATATCCTTGAAGCTGCCTTTAAT GTATCAGCTGAAGAAGTTAGGAAAATGTTCACAAGGCAACATGAGGGTCCAATTGTGAATCTGGATCAGCAAGACACAGGTTTGTGGAGCAAGTTCCTTCAATTGAAGGATGAGGACAAATTGCAACACCTGAAGGGAATGGTGCTAGACCAGCAAGAAGAAGATTTTGATGATGAAGATAATGATGGGcaagaagaggagaagcaaaGAGTATGGTCATGGAGGAAGCTCTTAGACTCAGTTGTTTGTGATGAGTTAAAGAAAGCATGGAACCCCAACAAGGGTATGGGTAAGAAGCCCCCTCATATTTGCAACCTCTATGACAGAGCACCAGATTTCATCAACAGCCATGGTTGGAGTGTTGCTGTTGATGGCTCAGATTATTCTCCACTCAAAATGTCTGGTGTTGGCATTTATCATGTTAATCTCTCAGCG GGAGCGATGATGACGCCGCACATGAATCCAATGGCAACAGAGTATGGCATAGTGTTGAGAGGGAGTGgaagaatccagatagtgtttcCAAACGGAACCAATGCAATGGATGCAGAGATCAAAGAAGGGGATGTGTTCTTTATCCCAAGGTACTTCCCTTTCTGCCAAATAGCATCAAAGGACCAACCATTGGAGTTCTTTGGCTTCACCACCTCTGCAAGTAAGAACAGGCCACAGTTTCTTGTGGGAGCCACGTCACTCATGAGGACCATGATGGGTCCTGAGCTCGCTGCTGCCTTTGGTGTGAGCGAGGAAACCATGCGCCACATGGTTGATGCACAGCATGAGGATGTCATACTTCCATATCCACATCATCAAGATCATAACAAGGAAGTGGTTGAGGTTGACACCATTCCAAAGCTTATAAGGAATGCCATGGTTTTGGGATG GATGGAGGATCATGAACGCAGGATGAAGGCCATGAAGAGGATGCAAACATCACTAGTGTTGAGAGAGGAACCTGTGCTTGCAAATCAAGATTTTGTGAATGTCAAAGGTGGTGATGATGACAAGTCCCACATCGGTCAGATTTAA